From a region of the Megalops cyprinoides isolate fMegCyp1 chromosome 13, fMegCyp1.pri, whole genome shotgun sequence genome:
- the mns1 gene encoding meiosis-specific nuclear structural protein 1 translates to MTSMSQRRNMTQSHQQRYIMASRRQEEYREDRLKQLSQERHLHANVQAEERLEKKRHLRRVQEEQYERRIEDSLLKAEKERLLRRQQLEQEERMAEELARINYEKLRDDKLRQQIKENSLELRDLEIKLRAAYLNRERAAQIAEKEAIRVETMRQEADMAREMKSELERASAEEEKQELRRLEEATRYQQELQLQLEEKEERRMEAYKEFLKEKLMIDEIVRKIYEEDQMERQRRLEKVAATQRLIEEFRQQKAEWRRLERERVEEENRRIMQYALQQQQKEQDKMAKFREREEAKDYLHKMLAEKMERDRRQREEMDRVREELSLEEQAEAERQKEIADMERRIRQRLEMQQTHEQQLAFKEMWRQAEKEEEEAFRQMMMAKFAEDDRIEQMNAQRRRMKQLEHRRAVEKLLEERRQRRLADKEREAEEKAMEQAREAAHRQIIEEERQKLLKRHATKLLGFLPKGIFKEEDLDHFDEDFKRNFQKRESDVYSDEGWGDE, encoded by the exons ATG ACTTCGATGAGCCAGCGGCGGAACATGACGCAGAGTCACCAGCAGAGGTATATCATGGCATCGAGGCGACAGGAGGAGTATCGCGAAGATCGACTGAAACAGCTCAGCCAGGAGAGACACCTGCATGCGAACGTCCAGGCCGAGGAGCGACTGGAGAAAAAGCGGCACCTTCGGAGGGTGCAGGAGGAGCAGTACGAAAGGCGGATCGAAGATTCCCTTCTTAAG gcagagaaggagagacttCTCAGGAGGCAGCAGCTTGAGCAAGAGGAGAGAATGGCTGAAGAACTGGCTCGCATCAACTATGAAAAACTTAGGGATGATAAATTGAGACAGCAGATTAAAGAGAACAG CCTTGAGCTCCGTGACCTGGAAATCAAGTTGAGGGCGGCGTACCTGAACAGGGAAAGAGCAGCTCAGATTGCTGAAAAGGAGGCCATAAGAGTCGAGACGATG cgGCAGGAGGCGGACATGGCGCGGGAGATGAAGAGCGAGCTGGAGCGCGCCTCCgcggaggaggagaagcaggagctGAGGCGCCTGGAGGAGGCGACGCGCTaccagcaggagctgcagctgcagctggaggagaaggaggagaggaggatggaggCCTACAAGGAGTTCCTCAAGGAGAAGCTCATGATCGATGAGATCGTCAGGAAGATTTACGAGGAGGACCAAAT GGAGCGGCAGCGGAGGCTGGAGAAGGTGGCGGCCACCCAGCGGCTCATTGAGGAGTTCAGGCAGCAGAAGGCCGAGTGGAGGCGGCTGGAGCGcgagagggtggaggaggagaacaggCGCATCATGCAGTACgccctccagcagcagcagaaagagcaggacAAAATGGCCAAGTTCCGGGAGCGGGAAGAGGCCAAGGACTACCTCCACAAGATG CTGGCTGAGAAGATGGAAAGGGACAGGCGGCAGCGTGAGGAAATGGACCGTGTGCGCGAGGAGCTCTCCCTGGAGGAGCAGGCAGAGGCCGAGAGGCAGAAGGAGATC GCGGACATGGAGAGGAGGATCCGGCAGCGGCTGGAGATGCAGCAGACCCACGAGCAGCAGCTGGCCTTCAAGGAGATGTGGAGGCAGGccgagaaggaggaggaggaggccttCAGGCAGATGATGATGGCGAAGTTCGCGGAGGACGACCGCATTGAGCAGATGAACGCCCAGAGGCGGCGCATGAAGCAGCTGGAGCACCGGCGGGCTGtggagaagctgctggaggagcGGCGGCAGCGGAGGCTGGCTGACAAG GAGCGTGAGGCTGAAGAGAAAGCCATGGAGCAGGCCAGGGAAGCTGCCCACAGGCAGATCATcgaggaggagagacagaaactTCTCAAGCGCCACGCCACAAAACTGCTCGGCTTTCTGCCAAAG GGTATTTTCAAAGAAGAAGACCTTGACCATTTTGATGaggattttaaaagaaatttccAGAAACGGGAGTCGGACGTATACTCAGACGAAGGCTGGGGAGATGAATGA